The DNA window GACCGGCATTAGAGTCCAGGCTCCGGTTTTTTATTGCGACAACTACTGCTGGGCTTTTAGCCAGGCGATCTCTTCCGCCCAGATATCCGGGTTCACCGTTTCCAGGATCAGCGGGATATTGTCGAAGCGCGGGTCGCGCATGATGTAGCTGAACACCGTTTTACCGATGTTGCCCTCACCCAGGCTGTGGTGACGGTCAACGCGGCTGCCGAATTCGCTTTTGGCGTCGTTCAGGTGCATACCGCGCAAATAGTTGAAGCCCACCACCTCACCGAGTTCCTTAAAGGTCTGTTCGCAGGTTTCCTCGGTACGCAGATCGTAACCGGCGGCAAAAGCGTGACAGGTGTCGATGCAGACGCCGACGCGGCTTTTGTCTTCCACGCCGTCGATGATCGCCGCCAAATGTTCAAACTTAAAGCCCAGATTACTGCCCTGACCGGCGGTATTTTCGATCACCGCTGTCACACCGCTGGTTTTATCCAGCACCAGGTTGATGGATTCAGCGATGCGTGCCAGGCATTTGTCTTCGTCAATTTGCAGCAGATGGCTGCCAGGATGGAAGTTCAGCAGCGTCAGCCCCAGTTGCTCACAACGCTGCATCTCATCAAGAAAGGCTTCGCGGGATTTTTCCAATGCCTCGGTCACCGGGTGGCCGAGATTAATCAGGTAGCTGTCGTGCGGCAGGATCTGTCCTGGGCCGTAACCGTATTGCGCGCAGGCGCTCTTGAATTTATCAATCACATCGGCAGGCAGCGGCGCTGCTTTCCATTGACGCTGATTTTTAGTGAACAGGGCGAATGCGGTCGCCTCTAATTCGTGCGCGCGGATAACCGCCTGATCCACGCCGCCTGACGCGCTGACATGTGCACCGACAAACTTCATTTTCATTCTCCTGTGTAATCGGCGTCATTATGGCATTGATAGCGCAAGGATTGAATGGCTGAAAAAGTTCAGGCCCGCGATGGCGGGCCTGAGGTAGTGGAATAATCGCGGCGTGAATCAGAGGAAGTGTTGTACCAGCAGGTTAATCGCACCGCCGCCGACAATCAGCCAGATGAACAACAGGGTGGCCAGCAGAATCGGTTTTACCCCCGCCTGGCGCACTGCGCTGATGTGGGTGGTCAATCCCAGCGCCGCCATGGCCATCGCCAGCATCCAGGTATCCGCAGTAATCAGATGTTTTACCAGCGTAGCCGGGATCAGGTTGAACGAGTTCAGCCCGGCGACGGCGATAAACAGCACGGCAAACCAGGGAATGGTAATGGCAGACTTTTCTGCTTTCTCACCGCTGTTGTCAGTGCTACGGCTGCGGCTGATAAACCCTGAAAGTACGACCAGGAAGGGGGCCAGCATCATTACGCGGATCATTTTGGAGATTACCGCAGCGTTTTCAGCATCCGGCCCGATGGCATGCCCGGCGGCGACGACCTGTGCCACTTCGTGGATGGTCGAACCGGTGAAGATACCGAAGCTTTCCTGATTAAACGGCAGCCATTGGAATTGCTCGTTCAGATGGTACAGCCAAGGGTAGGCAAAGATCGCCAGCGTACCGAACACCACCACGGTGCTCACGGCGACCGCCACCTTATTGGCATCGGCTTTCAGTACCGGTTCGGTAGCCATGACCGCAGCCGCACCGCAGATGCTGCTGCCGGCACCGATCAGCATGGTGGTATGAGTGTCGAGGCCAAACACTTTCTTGCCCAACCAGCAGGCGAGCAGGAAAGTGGTGGTGAGCGTTAACGCATCAATGATGATACCGGTAGTGCCCACGTCGGCAATTTGCTGAAACGTCAGGCGGAAGCCGTAAAGGATAATGCCCAACCGCAGCAGGCGCTGTTTGGCGAACTGAACGCCGCTGTGAGAGCTGGGCTGTAACCAGGGATACAGCGTATTACCTACCACAATGCCGAGTAAAATCGCCAGCGTCAGCGCTCCCAGCCCCAGTCCGGCCACCCATGGAATATCACCAATCCAGACGGCTAACGCGGTGATAGCCCCGGTCAACAGCAGCCCTGGGATCAGGTGAGGTAAACCGAACAGGGCAAATTGCCGAGTGGGGAAATTCTGTGTGGTATTGGTCGCCATAAGTCAGCCCTTTTAATCAAAATCTTGAGCACAGACTACGTTCTGGCTGCATAAAAGAGAAAATTGATTATATGGTTATAACCTATCTGAATAAGTG is part of the Serratia quinivorans genome and encodes:
- the nfo gene encoding Endonuclease 4, which translates into the protein MKFVGAHVSASGGVDQAVIRAHELEATAFALFTKNQRQWKAAPLPADVIDKFKSACAQYGYGPGQILPHDSYLINLGHPVTEALEKSREAFLDEMQRCEQLGLTLLNFHPGSHLLQIDEDKCLARIAESINLVLDKTSGVTAVIENTAGQGSNLGFKFEHLAAIIDGVEDKSRVGVCIDTCHAFAAGYDLRTEETCEQTFKELGEVVGFNYLRGMHLNDAKSEFGSRVDRHHSLGEGNIGKTVFSYIMRDPRFDNIPLILETVNPDIWAEEIAWLKAQQ
- the yeiH gene encoding Uncharacterised protein, encoding MATNTTQNFPTRQFALFGLPHLIPGLLLTGAITALAVWIGDIPWVAGLGLGALTLAILLGIVVGNTLYPWLQPSSHSGVQFAKQRLLRLGIILYGFRLTFQQIADVGTTGIIIDALTLTTTFLLACWLGKKVFGLDTHTTMLIGAGSSICGAAAVMATEPVLKADANKVAVAVSTVVVFGTLAIFAYPWLYHLNEQFQWLPFNQESFGIFTGSTIHEVAQVVAAGHAIGPDAENAAVISKMIRVMMLAPFLVVLSGFISRSRSTDNSGEKAEKSAITIPWFAVLFIAVAGLNSFNLIPATLVKHLITADTWMLAMAMAALGLTTHISAVRQAGVKPILLATLLFIWLIVGGGAINLLVQHFL